The following proteins are encoded in a genomic region of Thunnus maccoyii chromosome 8, fThuMac1.1, whole genome shotgun sequence:
- the LOC121901466 gene encoding uncharacterized protein LOC121901466 — MGQTVASGLIGTVTVSDQFKESRFTVTKEDAQYSLIIRNVSKEDEATYFCQKGTSFSPTFVNGTFLIVNDNNQQKSVYVKQSPETASVQLGDALTLQCSLLSKNTTENTDQCPGVHSVYWFRAGSGGFHPGIIYTHRNRSDKPVERGCVYSLSKTIQDSSDTGTYYCAVVTCGEILFGEGTKVDTRSELDPVVLVLGALLACCVTVIAVLIFYVNGRRVCEHCNGAAGASHNLETSTVDQSNNLDGEAKEVNYAALDLPTIKVKRGNKMRRENTQCVYSIVRSDYHNQQHPSL, encoded by the exons ATGGGCCAAACAGTCGCTTCTGGACTCATCGGCACAGTAACAGTCAGTGACCAATTCAAAGAGTCTCGTTTCACTGTCACAAAAGAGGATGCTCAGTATTCTCTCATCATCAGAAATGTAAGCAAAGAGGATGAAGCAACATATTTCTGTCAGAAAGGAACATCATTTTCACCGACTTTCGTCAATGGCACATTCTTGATTGTGAACG ACAACAATCAGCAGAAATCAGTCTATGTGAAACAAAGTCCGGAGACAGCATCAGTCCAGCTGGGAGACGCACTGACTCTCCAATGTTCACTGCTCTCCAagaacacaacagaaaacacagatcaGTGTCCAGGTGTACACAGTGTGTACTGGTTCAGAGCTGGATCAGGAGGATTTCATCCAGGCATCATTTACACTCACAGGAACAGGAGTGATAAACCTGTGGAGAGGGGCTGTGTCTACAGTCTGTCCAAAACTATACAGGACTCCTCTGATACTGGGACTTACTACTGTGCTGTGGTCACATGTGGAGAGATCCTGTTTGGTGAAGGAACTAAAGTGGATACAA GATCAGAGTTGGATCCAGTTGTTCTTGTACTTGGAGCACTGTTGGCCTGCTGTGTGACTGTGATTGCCGTCCTTATTTTCTACGTTAATGGGAGGAGAGTTTGTGAACATTGCAACG gagcagcaggagccTCTCATAATCTTGAAACATCAACGGTGGATCAATCAAACAACCTG GATGGTGAAGCAAAGGAAGTGAACTATGCAGCGCTGGATTTACCCACAATTAAAgtgaaaagaggaaataaaatgagGAGGGAGAACACACAGTGTGTTTACTCTATTGTTAGATCAGATTACCACAACCAGCAACACCCCTCTCTATAG
- the LOC121901585 gene encoding uncharacterized protein LOC121901585, whose translation MLRVGRCADDQIFVTKTVDVGDDVTLTCTRQTSESGATTLFWIRLVAGNVPEFLGGTYAFDHDRVNKITHITTKQEPGKFVLDINKAKLSDAGLYYCIKVDLLNMTLLKGTFLRIKGPELDITVITQDFPSDPVRPGDSVTLQCSVLSDSENKKCPEEDTVYWFRAGSDESHPSFIYAHGNSGDECEKSSETRSPQKCVYSFSKNVSSSDAGTYYCAVATCGEIVFGNGTKLDIEVVSWWNLQKANTIIYLLCAALAINLVVTAFLIYRIKRKSCDCWNAAVSLQTNAETASGGQQSQQRYEKSLVYSAVTFTKKKAGKAGRRNAKAAEENSVYNTVRA comes from the exons ATGCTCAGAGTTGGGC gatGTGCAGACGATCAGATCTTTGTGACAAAGACTGTTGATGTTGGAGATGATGTGACTCTGACATGTACCCGTCAGACATCTGAGTCTGGAGCAACCACCTTGTTCTGGATCAGGCTTGTTGCTGGAAATGTACCTGAATTCTTGGGAGGAACATATGCCTTTGATCATGATCGTGTTAATAAGATTACTcacattacaacaaaacaagagcCTGGAAAATTTGTCCTGGATATTAATAAAGCTAAGCTAAGCGATGCTGGACTTTATTACTGTATAAAAGTAGACCTACTTAACATGACATTATTGAAAGGAACATTTCTGAGGATTAAAG GACCAGAACTTGATATCACTGTCATCACTCAAGACTTTCCATCTGATCCAGTCCGTCCAGGAGACTCTGTGACTCTCCAGTGTTCAGTGCTCTCTGACTCTGAGAATAAAAAGTGTCCAGAAGAAGACACAGTGTACTGGTTCAGAGCTGGATCAGATGAATCTCATCCCAGTTTTATTTACGCTCATGGAAACAGTggtgatgaatgtgaaaagagTTCTGAGACTCGCTCTCCACAGAAATGTGTCTACAGCTTCTCTAAGAACGTCAGCTCTTCTGATGCTGGGACttactactgtgctgtggccACATGTGGGGAGATAGTATTTGGAAATGGAACTAAACTGGACATTGAAG TTGTCAGCTGGTGGAATTTACAAAAGGCCAACACAATTATCTAcctgctgtgtgctgctttgGCTATAAATCTGGTTGTAACAGCCTTCCTCATATATCGCATCAAGAGAAAATCTTGTGATTGCTGGAACG ctgctgtttctctgcaAACAAATGCTGAAACAGCCAGTGGTGGTCAACAAAGTCAGCAG AGATATGAGAAGTCATTGGTTTATTCTGCAGTAACCTTTACCAAGAAGAAAGCTGGCAAAGCAGGGAGAAGGAATgcaaaagcagcagaagaaaattCTGTCTACAATACTGTCAGGGCTTAG